The Vitis vinifera cultivar Pinot Noir 40024 chromosome 1, ASM3070453v1 DNA segment ACCATACATACTAGTACACTTACCATGCGAAAATCATCCTGataaccaagacaagtcatttcTCTAGTTagaaggtggtgcactacatTCTTTGATCGATTATcaaaatccatgaaccaactatgaacTACCTATCATCTTACAAGAAACCCATGATTTAGATCtttcatataatttataatacatTTAAGTCTTGTACATTGCAAAAGATAAGGGTGTGAATATTCATATAACAATTAATGTaaataaggatagaaaaagggaaataaattcattaataaataaatttattaatgaatataTATTGTATTACATCATATTAGGCTTTCAAGGGCTCTATCTTAACAAGATCTAAGATTCAATGTTTTGAATGCTTTCATTGTGTAGATTTGGAGATTCCCGGGATATCATTACATGTACTTGACAATTCATGACGTGGAATGAAGTAATCCAAATATTCCAAcacttttgacttttttttaatgtgatttTATAAGATTTAAAGGctaagaagtaaaaaataaataaattacaaggGTAGTTTCCATGCTCTCTAATGTATTTCACACAATCATGTGAAAATCATGATCATGCAAAGTGGTTGTGCCAAAActgcaaaaaaaaacaaaatcactaTTTTGATTCAATTCACACATACATGCAAAAATTCATATGACCATGTGAAATTATCATATAAAGCTACAACCATTTAAGCTCTTTAGTTCATTTTACACCATCATGCAAAATGAAAGGCTTTATGAGAAATTTCTAGTTGTCGTTAGACGTAATTTAAAAGAGTTGAATCTAGGGAAGTTCAAACTCCTTCTCTAATTCTATCTTGAGAATTGTGTGAAGTGAACCCTATCATGTGAAATAGGCATCAAAATATCTAATTTAAAAGGCCTCGTATGCTCTATTCAAAAGCACCTATGAAGACCTATTCAAGGAGAATCTCTAATTGATAAACCGAAAGAGCATAAATTGAAAAGGTTAGTTTCCATTTGCACAACAATCCGAGGAAGCCTATTAAGGGTGTCAAGCATCTATCTAGCTATTCAAACCAAGTGAAATGGCATGAGAAAAGCATTATGATCTTCGAAGGAAGATTTTTTAAACTCACTTTTATCAATTGGTCCCTCTTTGATTCCTATCCATTCATCATCTATAAATTTTGGTTAAGGTCATCTTTTTCAATTTCGGATTTAAAGGAGATAACATCTTTTTCAATTTGTTAAGGACAAGAGGTATGAATTCTCTATTTCAAGTTTATATTAGGACTAAATCACTTGAAATTTCATGTTCACATTTTGAACTTTGTTCATTCCTTTACTTTAGTAATTCTTTCATCTTGAGTGAATATGAATTGATGTTGAAAATTGTGAATTGGAAAAATTCAGGATGCTTTATGATTGCTTGAATACACGGAATTGGGAACAAACATTGGTGGTTGAATTTTTGTTTACTAAGTTTTAGTTGAAATGTTAATTTAGACATGACATTTATTGAAATCGACTAAGGATACATTTGATTAAAACTTAGGATCCTGTTTTAAATGCACTTGAGAGCATTCtacatttttcatttgattcttGTCCATGGTCAAGCATTACAAGGTTCAATTATGAGGAAAATTAGAAAACATTCAATTTTGGATGTCTCTTATTGAACTGAATTGCATTATACAATTTTGTTAAGTTCCTTGTACATCTAATCTACCTCTATTTACTTTAACAAAAATGTGGAGGACAATGAATTGGAAATACTTATACAATTCAAAGCAATTctatgatcatttttttttatttcaaataactactgttataattttcttgtatTGATATTAGTGAACATTAATAAGAGGATCCTAAGGCATCCAATCCAAAGCCCACTTTGTTCTACCAAACAAAGATGAAGGGTAAATAATGATTGAACAATCTTTTTAGCCCTAGCATCAACTCACCACCAAAACTATGTTTCCTTgtattattttcatcatttatacCTTGATTTTATACTTCACACATTGTCTctaacatatattttatttttagtagatttttttttttcatatatccTTTTTATATCCTACATTACTcatgtttgattttgtttttgtttcaacttttgaacttaaaattcaTGAGAGAATGAGGTATCTTCCCGttctttatttatctattttaattaCACATTGAGGATAACATACAAGTTAAGTTGGGGGAAGGatcataaagaaagaaaaggagatATGTTGTTAGTTTTGTtagttttttaggatttttttttcataaatcaaatttGTGActtattaggattttttttttgttttgtttaagaagattatatcattttttttttattgatgaatgAATACACATAACTTAAAAGAAGTTAAGTTAGAATGATATCTTGTTTGTTTGATCTTAAATTATTTGTTATGTAAATTGAAGTTGATATAACTTTGAAGTTTTCATTTTCCCAAGTGTCATTTCTATTTGAGTCTTGAAACATACTATGCAATTTAAATTTAGGTATAAGATGATAAACTAATCTAATCTTAACACTTGAACTTAATTGTCTTAGTAATATAGATTACTTTTGAATTGCACTGAGATACCTTGGAAAGAGATCAATGTGcccaatttggaaaaaaaaagtgaaaatatagaaaaaaaaaaaactaaagaaaaaaaacaaacttggTGAATAAAACGGATTGAATTATACTTATCTTGAAAGTTGGGTAAGGTCTGAGAGTTGTATGGTCTTTAGCCTTTGAATCCCGATACTCTAAGCCATTTTGATTAAGAGTCATTGATCTCAATGCTTACTAAATGGATGGATAGGTGAAATGTAATCTCAATTGAAGGTGTTAAGGTATTCGGCTAGGATGAAATTCAAGGAGTTAGTGGCTAGTCAAATAGTTCTAAACTCAATGCCCAAGGCCTTATAGTTAGGAGTCATTGATGGTTCCACATTACATAAACCATATTCAAGGGAGATACCTTTAGCATTATAATCCTATAATAAAtcatttgatataaataaataaacaaataaaatgagtgtttttttttttttacctatgaGAGTGATTTATGTTGCTTGAGATGATAAAAGTTAGGTTGAGGAGAGGATTAGCTTTGAATAGTAATTTTGAGATTAAGTTAATTACACTCGAAACTTGTAAAGAAATATTGCTTAGGAGATCAAAGATGGATATGTCTTTAATACATATATTCTTTCTATTataaattgtaaataaattgagattttgATGATGCTTATAGATTGTAGGGTGTGTTTCCTTATCAACCATTTatgttatgaaatttttttaagatattttttaattaattagcaaCATCATTACTAAGGAACTAACAATGTGTTAATTGAGGgaaatgattactactcaaaaagtgcataTTATTagcattaattaatttttaaatcacatttttcaagtataaattatatttaaaataccCAATTGACATGTTTTTACTTTtacaatgattaataatttctaaGTTTTAGAGTGATTTTAAGGTACAATTAATGTAAAATTGtacataaagaaaaatgagtttaGGAGAAGATagtaaatatgattttttatttttttttatgaacaaaatgattaaatttgTGTAAGTAATAAAACTAGGAAATGGATGAATGAGattaaaaaatggaggaaatggcTATTCCAGACAATCATGCAAATTTTGGCATGAGTAAGCCAAATGAGCTAGAGAATTAAAATGTTGTAGGCTTTAGAAAAATGTGTGAATAATTTTCACACGACTATGAGAAATTTCACATGGCCATGTGAAATGGTCCAAAGAACTTATATGCAACCAACTAATTTCAATTTTGCATGATAATGTGAAATTAGAGTTCCTCATGCAAATTTGTGATCTTTGTCATCATATTTGtacataattcaaattttaaactttCTTTGAAAGCTTTTGATTGTAAAAGAATGTTCTAAATGGTTTCTAAGATGATGTCAAATGGCCACTTGACTTTCACATATAAATAGGAGTTAAAACttctcatttaaaatatttttcctttagctttcgagtctttttttttttttttttgctatttttaGATCTTTTGTAAGAGAGTTTTGCAATAAAATTTACCTTTActcatttcattttccttcactttctcactaaccaaacatgttttgtaataaaaattttctacaCTTATCTCACTTTTTGAACGTCACCACCTCAATTCACATCATTTTCCCTTTTGATTACCAAATTCATTTGTTATTCAAGTGGACCATACCTAGAATCACTATATTATcgtggtttttaaaatttaaaactcttTTGATGAGAGAAAAGCTACTTTAGAATAGCAAAATTggttataaatattgttttgatACCATAATTTGACCATCAATAACTCCTGCTCTACCCATGACAGGCTCACGCGACCTGTTAATGGCCTAACCGAAATTGTGCCCTAAGACAACCAATTTTCCATAGAAAGAGCTTTGGGTCTAAGCAATTTAAATGATAACTGGTGGCTTCAAGGGAAGACGCAACTTTCTGGTTTCAGATGGTTTTCATACACATGACCTGCATTGGATCTAGAATACTAATGAAATTCCCTCTTGGTCTTTTCTTTCCAATTCAATCAAATGTCTGATGTTGATGCTAGCCAAAACAATGTAAAGGTGCCTGTGAAATGAGTAGCCTGTACCTGATATCCGAtactaaaactaaataaataaataaaaatcaagagtTGTCAGCATTATTCTCTTGTCTGCAATCCAtcacaaactaaaattttgtcACTTAAAGATGCATCAATATGAGATAAAAACAACTTATAAGAAAAATAGGTTGTGTATAACTTTTGGCCCAGTAGTCGATCAAAACCCCTTAAGCATTTGCAATAAAGCATCAGATCCTACACTCTCTGTGCCTTCCTAAAGTACAAGATCAAACAACTATCAAGGATGAGTAATTACAGAAATACAAGATAATTGCCCTGGCCTTGGGCATTCATAGAGAGAATTTCAGACCTTTCAAAACTCATTGTGACCTTAACTTCTTCAATTACTTTAGGCTACCCTCAAATTCTATTCCAGTGAGCTACATAAATCCTATTCTCCAGTGATATCTTCTATATCAAGAAAGAATGCTCACAAGACCCGTTCATCTTTTGAGAAGATAGTAATGACAATAGTAACGGATTATCATGACaatcccttaaaaaaataaatgactgAAGCTGTAAAATAAACAAGTTCTTCATGAACGAATGCCCACTAAGGCAGCCATAACCAGCAGAAGGAAAGAGAGAAAGCCTGGCCACTAGCTTTTATGCATGAAATTTAAAGTTATTCCTATAAAAGAATACTACATTATATAGAAAGAGAAGATACACagcattcaaaaaaaaaattcacatttgCAACCACACAAAATTGAACTGTTACTTTCAAATCCCTTCAAATACAGCATTGACACAGAATTCTCATCAAGTGTACacaatatgaaaatattttgtatcagATAAAACCAAAATTGAAACAGTTCCAGAATAACTGACAAGTTTCATCAGGAGTAGGTAATCAGAATTTGCACTTCATTATTCATGAACTTCAGTATATTCTATAATACAGAACTTTCCccaattgatttcaaattttacaaaattcattcaATAATACTAAACCctagaaataaataattaggctgtttattaacaaattaaaagaGAGAAACTTTTCTgctaatttcttaattttcttgaaTGAAGACCTGAATTCCAAATCATATTCCCAatgcaacaattttcaaaacccaaaCTAATGATTATCTTGTCAAGCACTCTCACAAAATAGGCAACAAATCAAACAACAGGCCTGGAACATTTGGAGGTAATTTTATATAACTATGAATGACAGGAAAAAGAAATACATGGTATACAAAGAAGCAGAATTGTAGTGTCCAAAAAATGTTTCCAGAGGAAGTACAACTAGTTCATTGATGTTGTACCAGGATTTTCAGATGCTTTTTCTCATTCTCCATTGTTTGTGGATCACCGAAGTACACTATCATGCAGTTGAATCAAATTATCAACTAAGCACTTAGAGCCATCTCAAGTTATCTGCTTTCCATAAGCCCCTGGTCCGGGAAGGCCCAACAACAGTAAAGCAATTTACAACGCTATGTTATTGAATATCCATTGATGCAGGGGTTTCCAAAATTGGGTGAATTTCGCCATCCAATGCTTCCCTGCTAGAGGACCTACAACTGAAGTAGAAAACTGCACTCATCATGGAATCAATAAGCACCACAAATGAGTACATAACCACCAACAGAGGCCCTTCCCATACCCTGGAAGACCCATCTCCATAGCTCAATGTCTTCACCCTGTGCTCAAATAACCCCTCCACGAATGCCATCCCAATTGTGGATCCAAGAAATATCAATAGACCCACCTGAGTCTGACCCTTTATGAGGACTCCAGACCGCAGTAAAGCCTGCGGCCCTGAAACTTCCTCCAAAACACAGATTACGATTGCAATGTTGCAAATGATGATAGCTTTGGCGAAAACCACCGAAAAAATCAGCCCAACCATGATTGCAGCATACACAATTAAGTCGCCCGGAAACCCAATTATCAAAAATACGTTACAGACAGCAATGAGAGTAACAAGGAACACAGTGAGACAGCTGACAATCAGCATACAAACCCACAAATACGTCGAAACAAGCCGCCTCCAGATCTTAACAACTATGACGTAGAATTTGGAGGAATCAAACTTCTTCCTAGAATAACTGCAATCCACAGAGTAAACCACGGCAGCTTTGGACAATAGGGAGATGGTGAAGTATAAAGGGAAGCACGTAGCAGCAGAAATGGCCATCTCGGAGAACTTCTGGCACGACTGTTTGATGAAAGGCCTGAGAGGGAGTCCACTGGACCTGGCCACCAACAAAAGCCTAATACTCAATCTTTTCACAATTGACTGATCAACTAAGACATTGGATAAGAGAAGGGCGGAGACGGGGCAGATGAGGAGCGCGGCGATGAGCATGAAGCCCGATGAATTGTAACGGAGAATCCAGACAGTTTCTCTCAAGATCTGCAATGCGTTCATGGGATCAGACCCAGCACTGCCAGTGCCATTGCTATAGTCATATGGCTCCAACTCCAAACCATGTACAACTCTCTCCAGGGATCCTGCCTTGGGCGTCCTAGAGGCCTCCATGTTCCCAAATCCTTACAATCATCCAACCATGGAGCTTGTCCCCCAACTCCAACCCCAACCCCAATCCCCCagataaacaaaagaaaagaaaaacccaaaatgCAAAAGGGGTTGCAATTCGGAAGAACCTTTAACGGTGACAGTTTCAGATCTGGGAAGGTCACGAAATGCAGAGAGGAGAGTCGCGGTAAAAGCGGGTTTCACAGTGAGAAGCATGAGAAGGATGCGATTGGGCCGTGGAGGAGCGAAGGATGTgtcttccctttttctttcatattcttccttctttttttttttttttttaattattattattattatttttaattgattattattattattattattattagttttcaaATCAGCGttcaatatttaaaacataaataattataaaaatattccatgatccaattttatgaaaatgttgaaaaaaaaatttgaaggaaaatatatatataaaataaagtgagagaagaagaaaagtaagaaaaaaaataatagaatgcacAATGAGAAAAATTAGAATGTAGGAAGAAAATCAtatgaattttcattagaggtattttctttttatagaaaGTTAtaaagagatatacatcaaCATGGATGATCATTCACAAGTTCTCATAATTCGAtgaattctcatattttataacactcctccttggatgatcataaaaatatgtctcattaaaaccttactaagaaaaccctatgggaaaaaccttagtgaaggaaaaagagtacaatattcttttggattactATAACTGTCTCGTTAAAAATCTTATCAATAAAACCCAATGGGACAAAACCTGGACAAAGGAGAAAAGAGTGCAACGTAGTGATATTCTTATCAATTAACTCTCCCTCATGttgacatgattatattttctctaaTAGCACAGTATGGAGATCTTTGAGTCGGCGTATTCCAATGAGCTTCTTGAGTATTGCAGTTGACaatgcctttgtgaatagatctatTAAATTGTCGCTTGATCTTATTTGTCGAATAGCAATTTCATCACTCTTCTGGAGTTAATGAAAGTAAAAGACTTGAGTGATACATGCTTAATTTTATCACCCTTAATGTATCATTCTTTAATCTATGCAATGCATGCAATATTATTAACTTGGTAGCATTACCTCTGATGGAGAgtagtccacatgtttccaTTATTTGCTTGATTGATCTCCATGATATTGTCATACCACCATAAATAAATACGTACCTCATTTGAGATTGTGCTTTGTGGGGGTCTAAAAGATAGTCAATATCTACATATTCAAACAATTAGGTTTTTGattattcaaaataacataaacCCATGTTATCATAGTATATGATTGACTTTATTCCAATGTCTCTGAGTTGGTGTAGAATTATATCTCACAAGTAAATTAACAAGGAGTACAATATCTAGTCGTGTATAATTTGCAAGATTCATCAGTACACCACTAACATTGTAATATGGTACTTTCGGACCAAGTAgttcttcattatcttctttagGACAAAAGATGTCATTTTTCACTTTAAGTGAATGAACTATCATCAGAGAA contains these protein-coding regions:
- the LOC100248804 gene encoding uncharacterized protein LOC100248804, encoding MEASRTPKAGSLERVVHGLELEPYDYSNGTGSAGSDPMNALQILRETVWILRYNSSGFMLIAALLICPVSALLLSNVLVDQSIVKRLSIRLLLVARSSGLPLRPFIKQSCQKFSEMAISAATCFPLYFTISLLSKAAVVYSVDCSYSRKKFDSSKFYVIVVKIWRRLVSTYLWVCMLIVSCLTVFLVTLIAVCNVFLIIGFPGDLIVYAAIMVGLIFSVVFAKAIIICNIAIVICVLEEVSGPQALLRSGVLIKGQTQVGLLIFLGSTIGMAFVEGLFEHRVKTLSYGDGSSRVWEGPLLVVMYSFVVLIDSMMSAVFYFSCRSSSREALDGEIHPILETPASMDIQ